One region of Planctomycetota bacterium genomic DNA includes:
- a CDS encoding 2,3-bisphosphoglycerate-independent phosphoglycerate mutase, whose amino-acid sequence MNIPVLALIIMDGWGVNKHKEGNAIKLSRTPNLSRLENEYPYTELLSSGNAVGLPDGLMGNSEVGHLNIGAGRVVWQEITRIDNAIKDGSFFTNSELTNAMTHCRKNKGGLHFIGLVSDGGVHSSDRHYSTLLEMAKKSGFPKDNLFFHAVMDGRDTPPTSGIHHLEKLQDKMNSLSIGQVSTICGRYFLMDRDKRWDRVAKAYNALTIGEGVKETSAIDAVKNAYNRGETDEFIKPIIITRNNNPVGLIKNNDSVIFFNFRADRAREITNALTKPDFQEFPRKAFPKVLFTTLTQYDEKLTLPVAFKPITMKNILGEILSRNNIGQLRIAETEKYAHVTYFFNGGEEKPFPLEDRKLIPSPRVATYDMQPEMSAPEVTREVLEDIAKSGHSVIIMNYANCDMVGHTGVLESAIKAVETVDEGVGRITEAILKQNGVVLITSDHGNAEEMIDHHNSNQPHTYHTTNIVPFILVGEQFKDRKLRSGGRLCDISPTILEIINIQKPSEMDGISLLS is encoded by the coding sequence ATGAACATCCCTGTGCTCGCATTAATAATAATGGACGGCTGGGGCGTCAACAAACATAAAGAAGGCAATGCCATAAAGCTATCTCGCACCCCGAACCTAAGCCGCCTGGAAAATGAATATCCGTATACCGAACTCCTCAGCTCTGGCAATGCGGTCGGACTGCCTGATGGATTGATGGGCAATTCCGAGGTCGGACATCTTAATATCGGCGCCGGACGCGTGGTCTGGCAGGAAATCACCCGTATTGACAACGCCATCAAAGACGGCTCATTCTTCACCAACTCCGAATTAACAAATGCAATGACGCATTGCCGTAAAAATAAGGGCGGTCTTCATTTCATCGGCCTGGTCTCGGACGGAGGCGTACATAGTTCAGACCGCCACTACTCTACCCTGCTGGAAATGGCAAAGAAAAGCGGATTTCCTAAGGATAACCTCTTCTTCCACGCGGTGATGGACGGCCGCGATACCCCCCCCACCAGCGGTATTCATCATCTAGAAAAACTTCAGGACAAGATGAATTCACTCAGCATCGGACAGGTCTCTACCATCTGCGGCCGCTATTTCCTGATGGACCGTGACAAACGTTGGGACCGGGTGGCCAAGGCATATAATGCCCTAACCATCGGCGAAGGCGTCAAGGAAACATCGGCAATAGACGCCGTCAAAAACGCCTATAACAGAGGAGAAACCGACGAATTCATTAAACCCATTATTATCACCCGAAATAACAATCCGGTCGGCTTAATCAAGAACAACGACTCCGTAATCTTCTTCAACTTCCGTGCTGACCGGGCTCGGGAGATTACCAACGCCCTCACTAAACCGGATTTCCAAGAATTCCCGCGTAAGGCATTTCCCAAGGTCTTGTTTACCACACTGACCCAGTATGACGAGAAACTCACCCTGCCCGTAGCATTCAAACCCATAACAATGAAGAATATCCTGGGCGAGATACTTTCCAGGAATAATATCGGGCAACTGCGTATTGCCGAGACCGAAAAATATGCCCACGTCACCTATTTCTTCAACGGCGGTGAAGAAAAGCCATTCCCGCTTGAGGACCGAAAACTTATCCCATCGCCAAGAGTGGCCACCTATGATATGCAACCGGAGATGAGCGCGCCGGAGGTCACTCGTGAGGTTTTAGAGGACATCGCAAAAAGCGGACATTCCGTAATTATCATGAATTACGCCAATTGCGATATGGTCGGGCATACCGGCGTTTTAGAATCGGCCATCAAGGCCGTTGAGACCGTGGATGAAGGGGTAGGTCGAATTACCGAGGCAATCCTGAAGCAAAACGGCGTGGTGCTCATCACTTCAGACCACGGCAATGCCGAAGAAATGATTGACCACCACAACAGCAACCAACCACACACCTATCACACTACTAACATCGTACCATTTATTCTGGTAGGCGAACAATTTAAGGACAGAAAGCTTAGGAGCGGAGGAAGACTATGTGACATCTCCCCGACCATACTTGAGATTATTAATATCCAAAAACCATCTGAAATGGACGGAATCAGCTTACTGTCTTAA
- a CDS encoding DNA primase — MDRLIPHSQIVEIQQATDIVELISSYIPLKKAGANYRALCPFHEEKTASFSVNQAKQIFHCFGCHKGGNVYGFVMAYEKVAFPQAVKILAERAGIRLANTQPKDDASREKRADFLKANRLVTNYYHECLLKSKAAEPARAYLAKRGFNQAMIAKFLLGVALPGWSNLVGYAREKNIPLKHLEELGLILPRKENNGYYDRFRNRLMFPIFNPRDGVVGFGGRALDDAEPVYLNSPENLLFNKGKSLYGLNFAKDACEKAGQLCIMEGYTDVIMAYQHGFEYVVATLGTAMTTDHIKSIRRYVNKVVVVYDADAAGKMASARSLDLFLAEEMDLFVARLPEGLDPYDCLIRKDGKQVFQKCIDEAVELFAYRLEVATRKYNLNNIEEKSKAVDEILDTIGAVPNPVKRNLYMKQLGEAVGIGEDVLRGRLKLKANRPSGEQKTVSVALPPLPVQQQDVRAGEQIIEIMLTKNEFIPIIRESVGLEDYPTDSSRKIAEKIFENYDTDGKVTAESLLNFIADNLELSGMTSRITEEASQKNISDYDKYLREWLSFIEKRRKRTKENPALKLQLKEAQLKGDQAAINLILSKLQGAVNSRQ; from the coding sequence ATGGACCGATTAATACCGCATTCTCAAATAGTTGAAATCCAGCAGGCGACTGACATTGTAGAGTTAATCTCTAGCTACATCCCACTCAAGAAGGCCGGCGCTAATTACCGGGCCCTCTGCCCGTTCCACGAGGAAAAGACGGCTTCTTTCTCCGTTAATCAGGCCAAACAAATATTCCACTGCTTCGGCTGCCACAAGGGCGGCAATGTCTATGGTTTTGTCATGGCCTACGAAAAGGTGGCGTTCCCCCAGGCCGTGAAGATACTGGCTGAACGGGCCGGTATCAGATTGGCCAATACCCAGCCCAAGGACGATGCCTCAAGGGAAAAGCGGGCCGACTTTCTGAAGGCCAACCGGCTGGTGACCAATTATTACCACGAGTGTTTGTTGAAGTCCAAAGCGGCCGAGCCGGCCCGGGCCTATCTGGCCAAGCGGGGATTTAACCAGGCGATGATTGCCAAGTTCCTGCTGGGCGTTGCCTTGCCTGGTTGGAGTAATCTGGTCGGCTATGCCCGGGAAAAGAATATCCCGCTCAAGCATCTTGAGGAGCTCGGGCTGATTTTACCGCGCAAGGAGAACAACGGATACTACGACCGTTTCCGCAACCGGCTGATGTTCCCGATATTTAATCCGCGCGACGGCGTGGTCGGATTCGGCGGCCGGGCGCTGGACGATGCCGAGCCGGTCTATCTTAATTCGCCGGAGAATCTTCTGTTTAACAAGGGCAAGTCGCTCTACGGGCTTAATTTCGCCAAGGACGCCTGTGAAAAGGCCGGTCAACTCTGCATTATGGAGGGTTATACGGACGTGATTATGGCCTACCAGCACGGGTTTGAATATGTCGTGGCTACGCTGGGCACGGCCATGACCACCGACCATATCAAATCCATCCGGCGCTATGTCAATAAAGTCGTCGTGGTTTATGACGCGGACGCGGCCGGCAAGATGGCCTCGGCCCGTTCGCTGGATTTATTCCTGGCTGAAGAGATGGATTTATTCGTGGCCCGCCTGCCCGAGGGGCTGGACCCGTATGACTGCCTGATACGTAAGGACGGCAAACAGGTCTTCCAGAAGTGCATTGACGAGGCCGTGGAACTCTTTGCCTACCGGCTGGAGGTGGCGACTCGCAAGTATAACCTGAATAACATCGAGGAAAAGAGCAAGGCGGTGGATGAGATACTGGATACCATCGGCGCCGTGCCCAATCCGGTGAAACGCAATCTTTATATGAAGCAACTGGGCGAGGCCGTGGGTATCGGAGAGGACGTTCTGCGGGGCCGGCTGAAGTTAAAGGCCAACCGACCCAGTGGTGAGCAGAAGACAGTGTCAGTGGCGCTGCCGCCGTTACCGGTGCAACAACAGGATGTCCGGGCCGGAGAGCAAATCATTGAAATAATGTTAACCAAGAACGAGTTTATACCGATAATCAGGGAATCCGTCGGGCTGGAAGATTACCCGACCGACTCAAGCAGAAAGATAGCCGAGAAGATATTCGAAAACTATGACACCGACGGCAAGGTGACAGCAGAGAGTTTGCTGAACTTTATTGCCGATAACCTCGAGTTGTCCGGCATGACCAGCCGCATTACCGAAGAGGCGTCACAGAAGAATATCTCCGATTACGATAAATATCTCAGGGAATGGCTGTCCTTTATTGAGAAGCGGCGCAAACGGACCAAGGAAAACCCGGCCTTGAAACTGCAGCTTAAGGAGGCACAGTTAAAAGGGGACCAGGCAGCCATAAACCTGATTCTTTCTAAACTTCAAGGAGCAGTAAACTCAAGACAATAA
- a CDS encoding type II toxin-antitoxin system HicB family antitoxin encodes MRKLSYRILLRPEPEGGYTVMVPALAGCITYGKNVAEAKKMALDAIKAYLHSLRKHSEPIIDDSDVLEGTLNIQYV; translated from the coding sequence ATGCGAAAACTATCATACCGAATTTTGTTAAGGCCGGAGCCGGAGGGTGGCTATACCGTAATGGTTCCTGCGCTGGCCGGCTGTATTACTTATGGCAAGAATGTGGCCGAGGCAAAGAAGATGGCGCTTGATGCCATAAAAGCATATCTGCATAGTTTAAGAAAACATAGCGAACCAATCATAGACGATTCTGATGTGTTAGAGGGAACCCTGAATATCCAGTATGTCTAA
- a CDS encoding L,D-transpeptidase family protein produces MKRLIIFLAFLIAVIGLLIFYRYGRSIWGPVVVKIKGKLKVEDVIQRIGTSVDSRLQAYFDKSGANYPPRKISFLAFKTEKQLELWSEQDGKWIYIKSYPILGASGKIGPKLQEGDWQVPEGIYGVVGLNPNSSYYLSIKINYPNDYDIQKAAQDGRQNLGGNIFMHGKTNSIGCLAMGDEAIEELFVLSYRVGYPNIKVIIAPYDLRIPQSMPQLSLSILWFPELCDNIKKELLYFKR; encoded by the coding sequence ATGAAGCGATTAATTATTTTTTTGGCATTCCTTATCGCAGTTATAGGGCTGTTGATATTCTACAGGTATGGCAGGTCTATATGGGGTCCGGTTGTTGTTAAGATAAAAGGTAAGCTTAAGGTTGAGGATGTCATACAAAGAATTGGCACGTCTGTTGATTCGAGATTGCAGGCGTATTTTGACAAGTCAGGTGCTAATTATCCGCCTCGTAAAATATCGTTTCTTGCATTTAAGACGGAAAAGCAATTAGAGCTGTGGTCAGAACAAGACGGCAAATGGATTTATATCAAATCATATCCCATCCTCGGCGCCAGCGGCAAGATTGGTCCCAAATTACAGGAAGGGGATTGGCAGGTGCCCGAGGGAATTTATGGCGTTGTTGGTCTTAATCCAAACAGCAGTTATTACCTTTCAATAAAGATAAATTATCCCAATGACTATGATATCCAAAAGGCAGCACAGGATGGTCGTCAAAATCTAGGCGGGAATATATTTATGCACGGCAAGACAAACTCAATCGGATGTTTGGCAATGGGAGACGAGGCGATAGAAGAATTGTTCGTGCTTTCTTACCGGGTTGGTTATCCTAATATTAAGGTGATTATTGCTCCGTATGACTTACGAATTCCGCAATCTATGCCTCAGCTGTCTTTAAGTATATTATGGTTTCCTGAACTATGTGACAATATTAAAAAGGAATTGTTGTATTTCAAGCGATAA
- a CDS encoding response regulator — protein MSGKRAKILVVDDDQSFGEMMVKFLAELNYAPVHFIGGVEALKHLNDNPVNLMILDIRMPGMDGLEVIRQAQLINAGLPIIVVSGFLTQPVIDDMTRLNVADYFTKPVQLSDLRDRVAFKLACTMLSRGFPDR, from the coding sequence ATGAGCGGCAAAAGAGCGAAAATATTGGTGGTCGATGATGACCAGTCATTCGGCGAGATGATGGTAAAATTTCTGGCCGAACTAAACTACGCGCCCGTCCATTTCATTGGCGGTGTAGAAGCCCTGAAGCATCTGAATGACAATCCGGTTAATCTGATGATTCTGGATATCCGGATGCCCGGGATGGATGGCCTTGAGGTCATCCGGCAGGCGCAGTTGATAAATGCCGGCCTGCCGATAATCGTGGTTTCCGGTTTTCTTACCCAGCCCGTGATAGATGATATGACCAGGTTAAATGTGGCTGACTATTTCACCAAGCCGGTTCAATTGAGCGACTTGAGGGACCGGGTGGCATTCAAACTCGCCTGCACCATGCTTAGCCGGGGATTTCCGGACCGGTAA
- a CDS encoding sigma-70 family RNA polymerase sigma factor, whose product MKSIKNALNLLILQGKRKGKLTYDELNKIIPPDMVSPEELDKLLVRLSDAGIELVDEETSAADEVPREDAETEKEEAEEEVELKPAEEVEKTDDPVRMYLKQMGEIPLLSRVEELHLAKKIEQARHRFREKVEESPVAVLEAINLLEDVRNGNIALDRTLRGDSEIDLSKRKTFVRLPRIIMQLKRLLNKSKEEYSFVAGNRMPAKTREKVNRKIAARQRKWVGILESLNIQVRRIKPISVRLKELCKQWTLADKDRLILKKTAANRLKLKELENKFADWKLLLMEDLNSLRNRVKELERRYNEYEKYKRKLSASNLRLVVSIAKQYRNRGMSFLDLVQEGNTGLMRAVEKYDYTRGYRFSTYATWWIRQAITRSIADQSRTIRIPVHMVETMRRLKSAAKEIMQNKGRKPSIEEIAQLSDVPLDEAKRIYRIIKQPVSIDRPVKTGEDTEFSDFIEDTSVQSPVKLATHEMLKEKLDAILKSLPFREREIVKLRFGIGAGYSCTLEEVGKIFKVTRERVRQIEEKALRKLQHPTRIRKLESFMEGVKKV is encoded by the coding sequence ATGAAAAGTATAAAGAATGCCTTAAATCTCCTGATTTTACAGGGGAAACGCAAGGGTAAGCTCACCTACGATGAACTCAATAAGATAATCCCGCCGGATATGGTTTCGCCTGAGGAGCTGGACAAGTTATTAGTCCGCCTGTCAGACGCCGGTATTGAGCTGGTGGATGAAGAGACCTCAGCCGCAGACGAGGTGCCGCGCGAGGATGCCGAGACCGAAAAGGAAGAAGCCGAAGAAGAGGTGGAGTTAAAACCGGCTGAAGAGGTGGAGAAGACCGACGACCCGGTCCGGATGTATCTCAAGCAGATGGGCGAAATCCCGCTGCTGTCACGGGTCGAGGAACTGCATCTGGCCAAGAAGATTGAGCAGGCGCGCCATCGCTTCCGCGAGAAGGTGGAGGAGTCGCCGGTGGCGGTTTTAGAGGCCATCAATCTCCTGGAAGACGTGCGCAACGGCAATATCGCCCTGGACCGGACCCTGCGCGGCGACAGCGAAATAGACCTTTCCAAGCGCAAGACCTTTGTCCGCCTGCCCCGGATTATCATGCAGCTCAAACGCCTGCTCAATAAGAGTAAGGAAGAGTATTCATTTGTCGCCGGCAACCGCATGCCGGCCAAGACCAGGGAAAAAGTAAACCGCAAGATCGCCGCCCGCCAGAGAAAGTGGGTGGGTATCCTGGAATCGCTCAATATCCAGGTCCGGCGCATCAAACCGATTTCCGTCCGCCTGAAGGAACTGTGCAAACAGTGGACCCTGGCAGATAAGGATCGGCTGATATTGAAGAAGACCGCAGCCAACCGCCTGAAGTTAAAGGAACTGGAAAACAAGTTTGCGGATTGGAAACTGCTCCTGATGGAAGACCTTAATTCCCTACGGAACCGGGTCAAGGAGCTGGAGCGCCGCTATAACGAATACGAGAAATACAAGAGGAAATTGTCGGCCAGCAATCTTCGGCTGGTGGTGAGCATTGCCAAGCAGTACCGTAACCGCGGGATGAGCTTCCTGGATCTGGTCCAGGAAGGCAACACCGGTCTGATGCGGGCCGTGGAGAAATACGATTATACCCGGGGCTATAGGTTTTCCACCTATGCTACCTGGTGGATTCGGCAGGCGATAACCAGGTCGATTGCCGACCAGTCGCGCACCATCAGGATTCCGGTCCATATGGTGGAGACGATGCGCCGGTTGAAATCCGCGGCCAAGGAAATCATGCAGAATAAGGGCCGCAAACCCTCGATTGAGGAAATCGCCCAGCTTTCTGACGTGCCGCTGGATGAAGCCAAGCGGATTTACCGGATTATCAAGCAGCCGGTTTCTATCGACCGGCCGGTTAAGACCGGAGAGGATACCGAATTCAGCGATTTTATTGAGGATACATCGGTTCAGTCGCCGGTTAAGCTGGCCACCCACGAGATGCTCAAGGAGAAACTGGATGCGATTCTCAAGTCCCTGCCTTTCCGGGAAAGGGAAATCGTGAAGCTTCGTTTCGGCATCGGGGCCGGTTATTCCTGCACCCTGGAAGAGGTGGGCAAGATATTTAAGGTAACCAGAGAAAGGGTCAGGCAAATAGAGGAAAAAGCGCTGAGAAAATTACAACATCCGACCAGAATCAGAAAACTTGAGAGCTTTATGGAGGGAGTGAAGAAAGTGTGA
- a CDS encoding type II toxin-antitoxin system HicA family toxin yields the protein MSKLPALTPQKVIKVLTQRGFILDHSSGSHQVYYQPETKKRAVVPFHHRDIPVGTLLSILKQAGISRDELR from the coding sequence ATGTCTAAACTTCCGGCCCTGACCCCGCAAAAGGTCATTAAAGTTCTGACCCAACGTGGTTTCATCCTTGACCATTCATCCGGCAGTCATCAGGTTTACTACCAGCCCGAAACCAAAAAGAGGGCGGTGGTGCCATTCCATCACAGGGATATTCCGGTTGGGACGTTATTATCAATTCTTAAACAGGCCGGGATTAGCCGTGACGAGTTGAGATAG
- a CDS encoding tetratricopeptide repeat protein: MKKVIIPILTIIFLIGLITSSQQAKTDTKEDLRGKLAQGKQLCKPVIKNDPDGTARCYRDYEGALKLFREIVSYGLGQDVYGEAQLNVAKTLGKLGRTEEAVEEYRKLIRAVGALTSTRDSSPASMRLKDYRSQAQKEIAYLYFNNKQYKEALEAIVEAQKYPFGTGCGTCDIEIYLEDAEFTGRCYEKLGETDKAVDLYWKATRKSSFNMVRDIPLALTDIYIARGKVDEIKALAEAEAQKSKTSATKVILEYLEIVALKDKGDVEGLFKLIVETVNKRDRYLNMLYYRKDLSWKVVKAAEALGSLDDKAVGFISKKLLEPENRCAVFCAGFIQNKLILQPMLDSCPTANSRQTMRSSSFLEYSETFYSLKSLALPFFEEVLKTSKNEQERAKVAQIMGCFPRIEAGLE; this comes from the coding sequence ATGAAAAAAGTAATTATTCCTATTCTGACCATAATATTCCTAATCGGCCTCATTACTTCGTCTCAGCAGGCTAAAACAGACACCAAGGAAGATTTACGCGGCAAATTGGCCCAGGGCAAGCAGCTTTGCAAGCCGGTCATCAAAAATGACCCTGATGGCACAGCCAGATGTTACCGGGATTATGAGGGCGCCCTGAAACTATTTCGGGAGATTGTGTCCTATGGCCTGGGTCAAGATGTTTACGGGGAGGCCCAGCTCAATGTGGCCAAGACCTTGGGCAAGCTCGGAAGAACTGAAGAAGCTGTCGAAGAATACAGAAAACTAATAAGGGCCGTCGGGGCCCTGACGAGCACTAGAGATTCATCCCCCGCTAGTATGCGCTTAAAAGATTACCGCTCTCAAGCGCAAAAAGAGATTGCTTATCTTTACTTTAACAACAAGCAGTATAAGGAGGCATTGGAGGCCATTGTTGAAGCTCAAAAGTATCCGTTTGGAACGGGATGTGGGACTTGTGACATAGAAATCTATTTGGAAGATGCAGAATTCACAGGCCGTTGTTATGAAAAATTGGGCGAAACCGATAAAGCCGTGGACTTGTATTGGAAGGCGACTCGCAAATCAAGTTTTAATATGGTCCGCGATATACCGTTAGCTTTAACCGATATTTATATTGCGCGCGGTAAGGTTGACGAGATTAAGGCTTTAGCCGAAGCCGAGGCCCAGAAGAGTAAAACTAGCGCCACAAAGGTTATTTTGGAATATCTGGAAATAGTGGCATTAAAGGATAAAGGTGATGTGGAGGGCCTTTTTAAATTAATAGTAGAAACGGTGAATAAAAGGGATAGATATTTGAACATGCTGTATTACCGAAAGGATTTATCTTGGAAAGTTGTCAAGGCGGCTGAAGCCTTGGGCAGCTTGGATGATAAGGCGGTAGGGTTTATCAGCAAGAAACTACTCGAACCTGAAAATCGTTGTGCTGTGTTTTGCGCGGGTTTTATTCAAAATAAACTTATTCTGCAGCCGATGTTAGACTCTTGCCCGACTGCTAATAGCAGGCAAACAATGAGGAGCTCTTCTTTTTTGGAATATAGCGAAACCTTTTATTCGCTAAAATCCCTGGCTTTACCGTTTTTTGAAGAGGTTCTCAAGACCAGTAAGAACGAGCAAGAGCGTGCAAAGGTCGCGCAAATAATGGGATGTTTTCCGAGAATAGAAGCAGGTTTGGAATAA